The segment TCGCTGGGGATGGGCATCGGCCTCAACGCCCTTCTGTATATGGGCGCGACCACCGTGTACCGACACCAGCCGACGATGGCCGATCCGGATCGGATGGTGGGCGTGGAACCGGGGAACGCCAACCAGTTTTCGTATCCCGACTATCGGGACCTCGTACACAGCGGCATCTTTGCCGACGCGTTGGGCTTCAGGACGACGGCGTTGAACCTGGGTTCGCGTGAAGGGTGACACGCATTGGCGCCCTTGCGGTGACGACGAATTTCTTCGACCTGCTCGGCGTGCAGGCCCAGGTCGGCCGCACGTTCTCGGCGAGCGAGGCGGCAGCGGAGCGAGAACCGCGCATGGTGGTCATCACCCACCCGTTCTGGCAGCGCCGCTTTCGGGCCGATCCAGGCGTCATCGGGGAATCGCTCAGGCTGAACGGCCAGTCTTTCCTCATCGTCGGCGTCCTTCCGGAAGACTACCGCGCGGTCACTGGGTGGATGGGGCCACAGCTGTATGTTCCGCTCAGCAGGTTGATCCTGCCGACCCTCGACGAGCGCGGAAGCCCGAGCCTCAGCGTGATGGCCCGGCTCGCTCCCAATGCCACCGCCGCGCAGGCACAGTCCGCGGTCACGGCGCTTGGGGCGTCACTGGAGCGAGCCTATCCCGCGCGGAACGAAGGAATGGGGCGGCCGTCCAGCGTCTTTCCGGCGGAAGCCATGCAGTTCAGGGGCACGCCGGCGCAGTTCTTTCTTGCTGCGGGTCTGCTGTGGGCGAGTGTAGCTCTCGTCCTCGTCATCGCGTGTGTCAACGTCACGGGACTCCTGATGGCGCGCGCCGCCCACCGACGGCGTGAGATCGCGATTCGAGTGGCGATCGGCGCGGGCCGCGGACGAGTCGTGCGGGCGATGTTTGTGGAAAGCTTCCTACTGGTCCTGGCTGGGTCCGCGGTCGGGCTGCCGTTGGCATTCGCGCTGAGTCAGGTCCCGTGGCCTGGAGCGATCGGGCTGATTCAGAACACGATGGCCGTGGACAGCAGGCTGCTGCCGTATGCCCTGGCACTTGTCGTGGTCACGACACTGTTCTGCGGTGTCCTTCCCGCCGTCAGGGCCACCGGAGCCAACGTCGTGACAGAGATTCGGCAGGGCGGAGACGGGGCGACCGCCAGGCTGTGGCTGCGACACACGCTGGTCGTTGGCCAGGTCGCCCTCTCGGTGATGTTGATCGTCTTCGCGCTGTTGTGCGTGCGAAGCCAGATCTACATTGGCACGGCGAATCTTGGGTTCGACATCGACCATGGCGTGGTCGCCCAGTTCAGCCTCGACCCGAGTCAGTATCCCGGGGACGAACGTCTCCGCTTTGCCGACTCGATTGTGGAGCGAGTCGAGCGGCTCCCTGGTGTATCTTCGGTGAGCGTCGCGAGCCTGGTGCCGCTCGGAGGGGATTCGCTGGCCAGGAGCTTTCACCCCGCGGGTCGAACCGACATCGCAGGGTCCAGGCCGTCAACACACAGCGTCGGTCCCCGCTACTTCGAATCGCTAGCGATACCCCTTCTGCGAGGGCGCGACTTCGACGCGTCGCACGTGGCAGGCACACCCGCAGTGGCGATCATCAACGAGACGTTCGCGAAGACGCACTTTCCAGGACAGGATGTGGTGGGCAAATGGGTGCAGACGGGCGATGAGCCTGAAGCCGAGGTGATTGGCCTCGTCCGAGACAGTCGGATCGATACAATCGGCGAGGCTCCTCAATCAGTCATCTACTATCCGTTCGCACAGCGTCCCGGCCGACTCGTTCTGCACGTGAGGACGTCGGTACCCCCCGAGCGCCTGATCGCCATGCTCGGTCGTGCTATGTCGGGCGTGGATGCGACGGTCCCGGTGAGCGTGCAAACGTTGCGCAGTGCCACCAGTCTCGAGTTGACGATGCGCCGGGCCGGAACGTTTCTGGTGGGATCGATCGGGGCGGTCGGGCTCCTGCTGGCGCTCATCGGGCTGTACGGCGTGATGGCGTATGTGGTTGCCTCGCGGACGGCCGAGGTCGGCATCCGGATGGCGCTTGGCGCGTCTGGCCATCGCATTCGATGGGAGGTGCTGCGCCGTGGCCTCCTTCTGGTCGCGGCCGGTGTCGTGATCGGCGGCGGCGCCTCGTTGGGCCTGGCGCCGGCGCTCCGGACGTTCCTCGTCGGTGTGAGCCCATTCGATCCTGTGGCGTTCGCAACTGCGGCGGCGTTGCTCGCGATTGTCGGTCTGGCCGCAGGCCTTGTCCCCGCGCACCGTGCCTCGCAGGTCGATCCCATCCGCGCGTTGAGACAGCAGTAGAACGATCTTTCTGGTCGTGTCGTGTCCAAGCGTGAGGGCCTGCGAGACCTCGGCAGTGGTGCGAGAGTGATGATCTCCTTGGCCAACCGGGAGACTGTCAAGCTGTGAACAAACGCTCGATTCTCGTCATCGCTGCCGTCGTCGTCGTGGCCGCGGTGTTGTGGCTCGGTGGGCAGGTGCTCTGGAACGCACTCCTTGCAATGCACGGCCGCTGACGAGCGGTCATTTCATCCTGATGGCCTCGCAGCGCGCGACTCATGTCCTCCAGTCATCGCTGGGCATGATCCGCCGCATGAACTCGTCGAACAGAGGAACCGTAAATGCGGTGTCCCCGTGGTGCGGACTCCAGATCATGCCTTTCGCGATCAACTGACTCCGCGTGGGACCGAGGACCGTCACTTCGCGGCCGAGCGCGTCCGCAATCTCGCCGGAGCGGTGCGGGCCAGGCCCTAGTTCAGCCATTGCCCTGAGATACCGCTTTTGTGCGGGAGTGAGCCGGTCGAACCTCACGCGAAAGAAGCTCTCATCAAGGGCCGCGATCGCTGTTATTGATGCGCGCTCAACGTCCTCGAGCACGATGGGGGACGCATCAGCCACGTCCCACGAATGCTTGCCCCATTCCTGCAAGAAGTATGGATAACGACGGGTCTCAGCCATTATGCGATCGAGGGCGTCAGCCGTGATGTTGGCACCGTGGTCGTGTGTGGGTTTCTCGATCGCGCGCTTGGCCGAGTCGAGCGAAAGGCTGCCAATCTCGGGAAAATCGAAGAGGCGCTCAGCATAAGACTTTGCGCGCCCCGTTCGACCTCTCAGCTGCGGGAGTCCTGCCCCGACGAGGACGACCGGGAGCCGGCGCTGTGCTGTGCGATGGAGAGCAGTAATAAGCGCGGCAAGCTCCTCCTCCGGCACGTATTGGAGCTCGTCAGCGAAGATCGCCAGCGCCGTGTCAGCACCATGTACGGCGATTCCCGCTGCCTCGAGCAAGGCTTGCAGGTCATGCTCCAAGTCGCCGTTATCGGCGAGGCCGGGCTCGGGTTCGAAGTCCAGCCCCACTTCGATATCAGCGTACTTTACCTTCAGCGCCCTCGCGAATCCGGCTAGTCCCCGCAGCGCACGCTGAGCGAGTGCGCGCGCCTGCTCCTTGCCCGACAGCCTCAACAGCGCCTGTCGCAACTGAGGAGCCAACGTCGCCGGCAAAGAGCGATCTTCCGGGGCTTCCACTCGAACAGTCTCGATGCCTGACGCTTCCGCATCGTCCCGCATGCGATCCAGCAGGACCGTCTTGCCCACGCCTCTGAGCCCGACCATCAGGATGCTCTTGCTGGGCAACCGGCGGCGGACGCGTTCCACGGCGACACGAACCCTTTCACGAAGCTCGTCGCGGCCTGCAAGCTCCGGTGGAGGGGTGCCGGCACCAGGGGCAAAGGGATTTTCCACGGGGTCCACGCAGCAATTATATGAAATTTTGCGAGTTTAGCCAGTTGCGATAAACTCAGTAAACTCGATCAAATCGAACGAGCGTCCTTTACCCGAGGAATTGCATTGCACAGGAAAGTATTTCTTTCGTTGCAGTTCCGGTCACACTGTCCGGAAGCGCGACCTGCCCAGGCAGTACCAAGGCGAGCTGACCGCTGCGGACTACTCGCGCCGCAGCGCGTTCATCGGCGCCAGGGTCAGTGCCGGCCGTGCCGAGAGCAACGCCGCGCCCGCAACGACCGTCCCGAAGACAAGAGGCACAGCGCAAAAACCATAGGGTCGAGCGGCGTCAGGTCGAACAGCATGCTCTCCATGTAGCGTGTCAACGCCACGCCGGCAGCGAGTCCGACCGCAATGCCCACTCCTGCCAGTCAAAACGAGTTGCGTCGGTCTTATGCCTGAACACCGGCGTGTTTCCGGATCTCCCGTTGTAGTCTCTGACGTTACAGATCCACCGCTCGCTTGCCGCCGCGGCGTTCCAACAATGCCGCAATCCCGGTGGCGTGCGCAGCGTGCGCAACGTCCAAGGCGGTGACTCCATTGCCGGCGACGATGTTCGGATTGGCTCCCTTCTCTAAGAGAAGCTCAACCAGTTCCTCGCGCTTCGATGGGTCGAGCTGGTGAATGCCGTCGACATCCTCGATCTGCACCCACGCGGCCCAGTGCAGCGGTGTGCACTGGAGCAACTCCCACTGATCGAGCCGTTTGTTAATGGAGGCAGGGTCTTCTCGCAGTCGTGCCTCAATGTGCTCCCGAAGATCGAAGCACACCGCATCGTGTAGATCGATGGCGCAGTGGGCCCGCATCCATTGAAACACTTCACCCTGTTTATTGCGCTGCGCCCATGACAATGGCGTCGAGTTGAACGGGTTGGCCCGGTTGCTCATGTCAGCGCCCTTCGCCACGAGTCGCTTGACCATGCCCAGATCACCCTCCCACGCCGCGCGGTGGAGTGCCCCGCCGTTGTTGACGCCGGTCATGTTCCAGTTACCGTCCTTCTCGAGCAGAAAGTCCACAGTTTCGAGTTGCCCTCTCACGTACGCAAACAGCAGCGCCAGGCCGATGGCGTCGCGCGCGCTGAGTAGCTTGCCACGTCGGCGCGGGCGCGACCGCAATCGTCCGTCATCGTCGAAGAAATCACGCAGCAGGTCCATCCTCCCCAGCCCCGCGGCTGCGAGCACGTCTACGTGCGCGCCGAGCGCGATTAGCTTGTCGGCGGCGCGCGGCGCGTGGTTGGCCAGCGATCCGTCCAGGCAGCCGTCGCGGAGGTGCAGCCCGGCGCCGTACTGCCGCAGCACGTCGACCAGCCGTCCGGTGACGTTCGCGTCGCTGGCCTGCTTGCTCGTGAGCAGCAGACCCATGGTGGTGCCGCCGTTCGGCCCGATCGTCCGCGCGTCGACCTCGGCGCCGGCGTCGAGTAGCAGCCGCGCGATGTCGGCGCTATTCTGCGGCGGTGGCGGCAGTGTGCCGGCCAGGCGGCCTCGATCCGGATTGCCGGCGACGTGGTGCAGCAGCGTTGCCGCGGTGAAATAGTGATACGGCGGATCGAGATTCGTGCGCGCGCGCACGAGTGTGGGATCGGACGCGAGCAGGGCGCGCAATCGATCGAGGTCGCCCGCGTCCATCGCGGCGACGGCCTCGTCGAACTGCGGATGCGGCTGGAACTGCGCGACCTCGTCGGCCAGCTCGACGCGCTGTTTGAGCCTCGGCCAACTGTCGAAGCCGTACTCGCGCGCGATCACGAGTTGCGCGTCCGAGAGGCGGATGGGCCTGGCGAGCGCCGCCTGCGGCGACAGGCCGCGCATGCCCGGATGGTGCGCGATCATACGCGCGCCCGCAGACGGTTGCGCCTGGCGATGCGCACGACGCAGCTCGCGCGCCTGCTGCTTCAGATGATCGAGGTTCGGACGTGGAGGGAGAGAACGGTTAGGCACACGCGCTCCTTTCGCAAAGCGCCCGTTGTCCGCGCGCGGGCCGAAAGAAGCGTCGGATTCTCTTCGTTACTCGTAGGCGGGACTCAGTCCCTTTCCGCGGACGGGAAGCGCCCTACGCACTTGATTTAAAAGTAGCCCACACGTTCGCTCGAGTCAATACACTGCTGCGGACTACTCGCGCCGCAGCGCGTTCATCGGCGCCAGGGTCAGTGCCGGCCGTGCCGAGAGCAACGCCGCGCCCGTGACCACGGCCGCGAAGACAAGAGGCACAGCGGCAAAACCCACGGGATCGAGCGGCGTCGGGTCGAACAGCATGCTCTCTAGTTCTCGGACGAGCCCGGTATCGTCTCACTTCACTAGGATGTTAAGTCGTCAGCGCGCCCCGCGCGGCTCATTCTCCAGCCCGCGATCGCCAGTCGCCGCGCAGAAACGCGAGCGCCGTCTCAGAAAATCGCTCGACCACCTCCTCGAGCACCGGGCTGTGGCCACCGTTCGGAATCACCCACAGATGCGAGCCACGAATGCCATGGTGCAGGTCGAGCGCAAGCGACACTGGATAGAGCGGATCGCGGTCGCCGAAAACAATCGCGTGTCGGCTGTGATGGTTGACAGGTACGGAGGCGTGAAGTTCACATCGTCATAACTGTCCGCCAACGCCCGTGCGCAGGCAAACAGCTGGTCAATCTGGCGAGCGCCGTGAGTATGGCGCTGCCGCATTAGCTGCATCTCGGGCTCGCTCAGCGTCGCCTGGGATGACTGGCGCTGGATCGCGCGCGCCTGCTGCGGGAAGTACGGCGGGGCGCTGATGAGCACCATGGACGTGATCAGCGAGGGTGTGGCCGTCGCGAGGTGGAGAAGGGTGATCCCACCACCACTCAGCCCAATCGCCTTCACACTGTCCAGGCGAAGGTGCCGCAAGAGGGCCGCGATATCCCCGGCGGACTGCCGGAATGTGTAGGCGCCGGCTAGGCTGGTCGACGCGCCGTGACCGCGCATGTCCGGTGCAATCAGACGATAGCCGTCTGGCGGCTGTCTGAAGATGTACTTC is part of the Luteitalea sp. genome and harbors:
- a CDS encoding AAA family ATPase, giving the protein MDPVENPFAPGAGTPPPELAGRDELRERVRVAVERVRRRLPSKSILMVGLRGVGKTVLLDRMRDDAEASGIETVRVEAPEDRSLPATLAPQLRQALLRLSGKEQARALAQRALRGLAGFARALKVKYADIEVGLDFEPEPGLADNGDLEHDLQALLEAAGIAVHGADTALAIFADELQYVPEEELAALITALHRTAQRRLPVVLVGAGLPQLRGRTGRAKSYAERLFDFPEIGSLSLDSAKRAIEKPTHDHGANITADALDRIMAETRRYPYFLQEWGKHSWDVADASPIVLEDVERASITAIAALDESFFRVRFDRLTPAQKRYLRAMAELGPGPHRSGEIADALGREVTVLGPTRSQLIAKGMIWSPHHGDTAFTVPLFDEFMRRIMPSDDWRT
- a CDS encoding FtsX-like permease family protein, with translation MTRIGALAVTTNFFDLLGVQAQVGRTFSASEAAAEREPRMVVITHPFWQRRFRADPGVIGESLRLNGQSFLIVGVLPEDYRAVTGWMGPQLYVPLSRLILPTLDERGSPSLSVMARLAPNATAAQAQSAVTALGASLERAYPARNEGMGRPSSVFPAEAMQFRGTPAQFFLAAGLLWASVALVLVIACVNVTGLLMARAAHRRREIAIRVAIGAGRGRVVRAMFVESFLLVLAGSAVGLPLAFALSQVPWPGAIGLIQNTMAVDSRLLPYALALVVVTTLFCGVLPAVRATGANVVTEIRQGGDGATARLWLRHTLVVGQVALSVMLIVFALLCVRSQIYIGTANLGFDIDHGVVAQFSLDPSQYPGDERLRFADSIVERVERLPGVSSVSVASLVPLGGDSLARSFHPAGRTDIAGSRPSTHSVGPRYFESLAIPLLRGRDFDASHVAGTPAVAIINETFAKTHFPGQDVVGKWVQTGDEPEAEVIGLVRDSRIDTIGEAPQSVIYYPFAQRPGRLVLHVRTSVPPERLIAMLGRAMSGVDATVPVSVQTLRSATSLELTMRRAGTFLVGSIGAVGLLLALIGLYGVMAYVVASRTAEVGIRMALGASGHRIRWEVLRRGLLLVAAGVVIGGGASLGLAPALRTFLVGVSPFDPVAFATAAALLAIVGLAAGLVPAHRASQVDPIRALRQQ